In the Paenibacillus pabuli genome, one interval contains:
- a CDS encoding TetR/AcrR family transcriptional regulator, with the protein MTAKRGRPRNMETQNAILAAAYELLLEHGFAAITVEKIAERAQVSKATIYKWWPNKGAVIMDGYMSAMTARLPVPDTGSVFEDVRIHASNMMQFLTSLDGKAITEIIGEGQSDPGLAVEYRTRYIQPRRREAWGIIEKGVTRGELKSDLDIGLCIDLIYGPVFYRMLVTGEPMDHDFVQRLLDSLFAGIKSN; encoded by the coding sequence ATGACAGCCAAACGAGGACGTCCCCGCAACATGGAAACCCAAAATGCCATTCTGGCAGCTGCCTATGAGTTATTGCTTGAACATGGCTTTGCAGCGATTACGGTTGAAAAGATAGCTGAGCGAGCGCAAGTGAGCAAAGCAACAATATACAAATGGTGGCCCAATAAGGGGGCTGTCATTATGGATGGATACATGTCGGCTATGACAGCAAGATTGCCCGTCCCGGATACAGGATCCGTATTTGAGGATGTGCGTATTCATGCGAGCAATATGATGCAATTTCTGACTAGCCTGGACGGCAAGGCCATTACAGAGATTATTGGAGAAGGACAGTCAGATCCGGGTCTTGCGGTTGAATACCGGACCAGATACATTCAGCCTCGCCGGCGTGAAGCTTGGGGGATTATTGAAAAGGGTGTAACTCGGGGCGAATTAAAGAGTGACCTGGATATCGGTTTGTGTATCGACCTCATCTATGGGCCGGTGTTCTATCGCATGTTAGTGACGGGGGAACCAATGGATCATGACTTTGTACAGCGACTATTGGATTCGCTGTTTGCAGGGATCAAGTCTAATTAA